A genomic window from Actinomycetota bacterium includes:
- a CDS encoding ABC transporter ATP-binding protein: MSQLEQAPAPSRFDRDTIRRVRTVFGSILEMAWSVAHGRMVALVACMVVLGLAGAVGGLVTKLVVDALAEGRASSAWLWGTVFILQFAASSALQHVLGFLQHEMGERISQEVDHRLMKISTEAPGLDHLERPEFADKLKLVRNHQYVPFAALANLNALAYMVFGLAAALVLLGTIHPVLMLMPLVAAPTGWLQFRSLRKHYKRWDEVVPEDRLAQHYLELATEPKAAKEVRIFGLGPTLIARHEVVTTAYIRKMFRDRLKRSGIGVLTGIAYGLTLAGSIGWIGYLAINGRATPGHVAMGVQVTRMVIGHVEMAASLVAWLAELSFMGERYLWLLDYEPDVRLKPAHEVIAAPRSIERGIVLEGVSFTYPETEKEVLHDVNLFLPAHSTVALVGENGAGKSTLVKLLSRFYDPTAGRIVVDGHDLRDIDLEGWRSGLGAAYQDFVRFQLLAKEAIGVGSLEHAGDLERVKGSAHLAGAHRSIDRLPKGYETQLGREFTEGTDLSEGEWQRVAIARGGMRERPVLLMMDEPTASLDARSEHEVFARFAEMSRREEDTPLTVLVSHRFSTVRMADLIVVMDGGRVAEIGTHDELIARDGRYAELFRLQASRYD; the protein is encoded by the coding sequence ATGAGCCAGCTCGAGCAGGCACCGGCCCCGAGCCGCTTCGACCGCGACACGATCCGGCGCGTCCGGACCGTCTTCGGCAGCATCCTCGAGATGGCCTGGTCGGTCGCCCACGGACGGATGGTCGCCCTGGTCGCCTGCATGGTCGTCCTCGGGCTCGCGGGCGCGGTCGGGGGCCTGGTCACGAAGCTCGTCGTCGATGCCCTCGCCGAGGGACGCGCGTCCTCGGCCTGGCTGTGGGGGACCGTCTTCATCCTGCAGTTCGCCGCATCCTCCGCCCTCCAGCACGTCCTCGGCTTCCTGCAGCACGAGATGGGGGAGCGGATCAGCCAGGAGGTCGACCATCGGCTGATGAAGATCTCCACCGAGGCCCCCGGCCTCGACCATCTCGAGAGGCCCGAGTTCGCCGACAAGCTCAAGCTGGTCCGCAACCACCAGTACGTGCCGTTCGCCGCGCTCGCGAACCTGAACGCCCTCGCCTACATGGTGTTCGGGCTCGCCGCGGCCCTCGTCCTCCTCGGCACGATCCACCCGGTCCTGATGCTGATGCCGCTCGTGGCCGCGCCCACCGGGTGGCTGCAGTTCCGGTCCCTGCGCAAGCACTACAAGCGCTGGGACGAGGTCGTGCCTGAGGACCGGCTCGCCCAGCACTACCTCGAGCTGGCCACGGAGCCGAAGGCGGCGAAGGAGGTGCGCATCTTCGGTCTGGGGCCGACGCTGATCGCGCGGCACGAGGTCGTGACGACCGCGTACATCCGGAAGATGTTCCGCGACCGCCTGAAGCGGTCGGGTATCGGCGTCCTGACGGGCATCGCGTACGGCCTCACGCTGGCCGGCTCGATCGGGTGGATCGGGTACCTCGCCATCAACGGGCGGGCCACCCCCGGACACGTCGCCATGGGCGTCCAGGTCACCAGGATGGTCATCGGGCACGTCGAGATGGCCGCCTCCCTGGTCGCCTGGCTGGCCGAGCTCTCTTTCATGGGGGAGCGCTACCTGTGGCTGCTCGACTACGAGCCGGATGTCCGCCTCAAGCCCGCCCACGAGGTCATCGCCGCCCCCCGGTCCATCGAGCGCGGGATCGTCCTCGAAGGCGTCTCGTTCACCTATCCGGAGACCGAGAAGGAGGTCCTTCACGACGTCAACCTCTTCCTCCCGGCCCACTCCACGGTCGCCCTCGTCGGCGAGAACGGAGCCGGGAAGTCGACGCTCGTGAAGCTCCTCAGCCGGTTCTACGACCCCACGGCGGGACGGATCGTCGTGGACGGCCACGACCTGCGCGACATCGACCTCGAGGGGTGGCGGTCCGGACTCGGTGCGGCCTACCAGGACTTCGTCCGCTTCCAGCTCCTCGCCAAGGAGGCCATCGGGGTCGGGAGCCTGGAGCACGCAGGCGACCTCGAGCGCGTGAAGGGGTCCGCCCATCTGGCCGGCGCCCACCGGTCGATCGACCGGCTCCCGAAGGGGTACGAGACCCAGCTGGGCCGGGAGTTCACCGAGGGGACCGACCTCTCGGAGGGGGAGTGGCAGAGGGTGGCCATCGCCCGCGGGGGCATGCGGGAGCGCCCCGTCCTGCTGATGATGGACGAGCCCACCGCCAGCCTCGACGCGCGCTCGGAGCACGAGGTGTTCGCCCGGTTCGCCGAGATGTCGCGCCGCGAGGAGGACACGCCGCTCACCGTCCTCGTCTCCCACCGCTTCTCCACGGTGAGGATGGCGGACCTCATCGTCGTGATGGACGGGGGCCGGGTCGCCGAGATCGGCACGCACGACGAGCTGATCGCGCGGGACGGACGGTACGCGGAGCTCTTCCGGCTCCAGGCCTCCCGGTACGACTGA
- a CDS encoding ABC transporter ATP-binding protein — MGMRLLDEKVPLGDEARATVRGLWMVAAAAPAYFLAILASTTVSGILPAVVVAQTGRFLSVIPEAIAGGAGSPAAGTARDALILIGAAIVGTQVLGPLQGAALFGVQRRFQAHLSRRIMRSLTELPGLAHHEDPAFRDKLEVSQWVQWAPVNSLNFLTHTLQMTAQLFGMAAVAATYARWVPPAVFALALPEAVAAWKLVATVSWWRMRRSDEARRASYFRRLALTLEPAKELRVFGMQGWIQDRQATHWLAGIREVWRERRRGLLIRMGLHAVALAGLAWVYLDMVGAAIAGRIDIGVFAAASMGVIGMMSALLAVSQSAAQLRQANYYLPTALQLIDLPRRDPRMEASGVRSARELDRTGITFEDVSFVYPGTERVILDGLNLHIPAGSSVALVGENGAGKTTLIKLLSRFYDPTSGRILLDGVDIQELDIVSLRSRLAVIFQDFARYFLSARDNVGFGAVSRSDDLELVREAAGRVGVVERIESLEQGWETPLSREFGGTDLSGGEWQRIALARAMMAQVAGDADLLILDEPTASLDVRLEHELYTHFAEMTKGRTTLLVSHRFSTVRMADRIVFLEDGRVVEDGTHEQLMERGGRYAELYEMQASHYRATGSLD, encoded by the coding sequence ATGGGCATGCGACTCCTCGACGAGAAGGTCCCGCTGGGCGACGAGGCCCGGGCGACCGTGCGCGGCCTGTGGATGGTCGCGGCAGCGGCGCCCGCCTACTTCCTGGCCATCCTCGCCTCGACCACGGTCTCGGGGATCCTGCCGGCCGTGGTGGTCGCCCAGACCGGGCGCTTCCTGTCCGTCATCCCGGAGGCGATCGCCGGAGGTGCAGGGTCCCCCGCGGCCGGTACCGCCCGGGACGCGCTGATCCTGATCGGCGCCGCGATCGTGGGGACCCAGGTGCTCGGTCCGCTGCAGGGAGCGGCGCTCTTCGGGGTGCAGCGCCGGTTCCAGGCCCACCTGTCCCGCCGGATCATGAGGAGCCTCACCGAGCTGCCCGGGCTGGCCCACCACGAGGACCCGGCCTTCCGTGACAAGCTCGAGGTATCCCAGTGGGTGCAGTGGGCGCCGGTCAACAGCCTCAACTTCCTGACCCATACGCTGCAGATGACCGCGCAGCTCTTCGGCATGGCGGCCGTCGCCGCCACGTACGCCAGGTGGGTCCCCCCCGCGGTCTTCGCCCTCGCTCTGCCGGAGGCCGTCGCGGCCTGGAAGCTCGTCGCCACCGTCTCCTGGTGGCGGATGCGGAGATCCGACGAGGCCCGCCGCGCCAGCTACTTCCGCCGGCTGGCGCTCACCCTCGAGCCGGCGAAGGAGCTGCGCGTGTTCGGCATGCAGGGGTGGATCCAGGACCGACAGGCCACGCACTGGCTCGCCGGCATCCGCGAGGTATGGCGTGAGCGACGGCGCGGACTCCTGATCCGCATGGGTCTGCACGCGGTCGCGCTCGCCGGGCTCGCCTGGGTCTACCTCGACATGGTGGGTGCGGCCATCGCGGGACGCATAGACATCGGCGTGTTCGCGGCTGCCTCGATGGGGGTGATCGGGATGATGTCCGCGCTGCTCGCCGTCTCCCAGTCGGCCGCTCAGCTCAGACAGGCCAACTACTACCTGCCGACCGCCCTCCAGCTGATCGACCTGCCCCGGCGCGACCCCCGGATGGAGGCCTCGGGGGTCCGGTCCGCGCGCGAGCTGGACAGGACCGGGATCACGTTCGAAGACGTGTCCTTCGTCTACCCCGGCACGGAGCGCGTGATCCTGGACGGTCTGAACCTGCACATACCGGCTGGGTCGTCCGTGGCGCTCGTCGGCGAGAACGGCGCCGGGAAGACGACGCTGATCAAGCTCCTGTCGCGCTTCTACGACCCGACCTCCGGCCGGATCCTGCTGGACGGGGTGGACATCCAGGAGCTCGACATCGTCTCCCTCCGCTCCCGCCTCGCGGTCATATTCCAGGACTTCGCGCGCTACTTCCTGTCCGCCCGCGACAACGTGGGGTTCGGGGCGGTCTCCCGGTCCGACGACCTGGAGCTGGTCAGGGAGGCGGCGGGCCGGGTCGGCGTCGTGGAGCGGATCGAGTCGCTCGAGCAGGGATGGGAGACGCCGCTGTCCCGGGAGTTCGGGGGCACCGACCTGTCCGGGGGGGAGTGGCAGCGGATCGCCCTCGCCCGGGCCATGATGGCGCAGGTCGCGGGGGACGCGGACCTGCTGATCCTGGACGAGCCCACCGCCAGCCTCGACGTCCGGCTCGAGCACGAGCTGTACACGCACTTCGCCGAGATGACGAAGGGTCGGACCACGCTCCTCGTCTCCCATCGGTTCTCGACCGTCCGGATGGCCGACCGGATCGTCTTCCTCGAGGACGGCCGGGTCGTCGAGGACGGCACCCACGAGCAGCTCATGGAGCGCGGGGGCCGCTACGCCGAGCTCTACGAGATGCAGGCCTCGCACTACCGCGCGACCGGGAGCCTGGACTGA
- a CDS encoding DUF2269 family protein, whose protein sequence is MYIRVLLFLHVLSAIAGFGPTFVFAITGGLMRQVGPNGGPVLLDVNKGIERKLLKPASYVVQPLTGFLLIGALGIHRNWGDNMWLVISLVLYAIALTISLTITSPALKKMIRITKGEEGAPADLPALGKKSAMFGGIQHLLLISIIFLMVVKPGRG, encoded by the coding sequence GATCGCCGGCTTCGGGCCGACGTTCGTCTTCGCGATCACCGGCGGGCTCATGCGCCAGGTGGGCCCCAACGGGGGGCCCGTCCTGCTCGACGTGAACAAGGGCATCGAGCGGAAGCTCCTGAAGCCGGCTTCGTACGTGGTGCAGCCGCTCACCGGGTTCCTGCTCATCGGAGCGCTCGGCATACACCGCAACTGGGGCGACAACATGTGGCTGGTGATCTCTCTCGTCCTGTACGCGATCGCGCTCACGATCTCGTTGACGATCACGAGCCCGGCCCTGAAGAAGATGATCCGCATCACGAAGGGGGAGGAGGGCGCGCCCGCGGACCTGCCCGCGCTCGGGAAGAAGAGCGCGATGTTCGGCGGCATCCAGCACCTGCTCCTGATCTCGATCATCTTCCTGATGGTGGTGAAGCCCGGGAGGGGCTGA
- a CDS encoding DUF222 domain-containing protein encodes MGEQMGPNPETGLYDEIDQRHADALVELAGVRLGSDPDADRATVVVHVDASALTGGPGTATVRDRPVANSTLRFLICDARIEWLVHGEDGSVLGVGRASRKVPPHMMRHLRRRDRCCRVEGCTRTWGLHAHHVEHWVDGGRTDEDNLILICRFHHRLIHRPGWRLRGDPRGRIVVIKPDGRIHRPGPRGVGAAVRERFEWLFEPEPEPCDTS; translated from the coding sequence GTGGGCGAACAGATGGGACCGAACCCGGAGACGGGGCTGTACGACGAGATCGACCAGCGCCACGCGGACGCGCTCGTCGAGCTCGCCGGCGTCCGGCTCGGGAGCGACCCGGACGCCGACCGAGCGACGGTCGTCGTCCACGTCGACGCCTCCGCGCTGACCGGCGGGCCCGGTACGGCGACCGTCCGCGACCGCCCCGTAGCGAACAGCACGCTCCGCTTCCTCATCTGCGACGCCCGCATCGAATGGCTGGTCCACGGCGAGGACGGTAGCGTGCTCGGCGTGGGCCGCGCCTCCCGGAAGGTCCCCCCCCACATGATGCGGCACCTGCGCAGGCGGGACCGCTGCTGTCGGGTCGAAGGCTGCACGCGCACATGGGGGCTGCACGCCCACCACGTCGAGCACTGGGTCGACGGCGGACGGACCGACGAGGACAACCTGATCCTGATCTGCCGGTTCCACCATCGGCTGATCCACCGCCCGGGGTGGCGGCTGCGGGGCGACCCGCGCGGGAGGATCGTGGTGATCAAGCCGGACGGCCGCATCCACCGACCCGGCCCCCGCGGCGTGGGAGCCGCGGTGCGGGAGCGCTTCGAGTGGCTGTTCGAACCCGAGCCCGAACCCTGCGACACGAGCTGA
- the uvrA gene encoding excinuclease ABC subunit UvrA, protein MSSQISIKGAREHNLKNVSLELPRDGLIVFTGISGSGKSSLAFDTIYAEGQRRYVESLSSYARQFLGQMEKPDVEFIEGLSPAISIDQKSASRNPRSTVGTITEVYDYLRLLFARVGKPHCHNCGRPIERQTVEQIVDRVLEWEPGKKLIVLAPVVVGRKGEYESLLGDLARKGFARARVDGEVKDLSEKIRLERYKQHTIEVIVDRLVLKEGIRSRLHDSLETAAELTNGTVVLEEVDGEAHTFSQNFSCIACGISFEEPAPRMFSFNTPYGACPRCSGLGTRLEVDPELIVADPDLSISEGAIGPWAGGRLEYFDRLLESVCREFRIDAQAPWRDLSKAQQKVILHGSDDRQVHVRYKSRYGRVRNYRTYYEGVLPWLKRRYDEAESDAARERVEQYMREIPCPGCDGARLKPESLAVTIQGINIAQLCEMAICDSLSWVEHMPMTDRERQIAERILKEIRERLGFLCDVGLDYLTLSRAAATLAGGEAQRIRLATQIGSGLVGVLYILDEPSIGLHQRDNRRLINTLVRLRDLGNTLIVVEHDEDTVRTADFVVDIGPGAGEHGGEIVYAGPLEGLLEHPSSLTGAYLSGRASIAVPPARRKPQGWLTVHGPREHNLKGDDARFALGCFNAVTGVSGSGKSTLVHDILHQALMVKIYRSKFVPGRHRRITGIEDLDKVILIDQSPIGRTPRSNPATYTGVFDHVRKLFAQTTEAKRRGYGPGRFSFNVRGGRCEACAGDGTIKIEMHFLPDVYVPCEVCKGKRYNRETLEVRWKNRNISEVLEMSVSEALGVFEAIPPIRRHLQTLVDVGLGYIRMGQSAPTLSGGEAQRVKLASELAKRSTGRTAYILDEPTTGLHFEDIRRLLDVLHRLVDQGNTVVVIEHNLDVIKTADHVVDLGPEGGNGGGRVVVMGTPEQVAATEGSHTGRYLQGMLPAPVTTPRPKRARAAKR, encoded by the coding sequence GTGTCCTCCCAGATCTCCATCAAGGGTGCCCGCGAGCACAACCTGAAGAACGTCTCCCTCGAGCTGCCCCGCGACGGACTGATCGTCTTCACGGGGATCTCCGGGTCGGGGAAGTCGTCGCTCGCGTTCGACACGATCTACGCCGAGGGCCAGCGGCGCTACGTCGAGTCGCTCTCCTCCTACGCGCGGCAGTTCCTCGGGCAGATGGAGAAGCCTGACGTCGAGTTCATCGAAGGGCTCTCGCCGGCCATCTCGATCGACCAGAAGTCCGCCTCCCGCAACCCGCGTTCCACCGTGGGGACGATCACCGAGGTCTACGACTACCTCCGCCTGCTCTTCGCCCGGGTGGGGAAGCCGCACTGTCACAACTGCGGACGCCCGATCGAGCGCCAGACGGTCGAGCAGATCGTGGACCGGGTCCTCGAGTGGGAGCCGGGGAAGAAGCTGATCGTGCTCGCTCCCGTGGTCGTCGGCCGGAAGGGCGAGTACGAGTCGCTCCTGGGGGACCTGGCCCGGAAGGGGTTCGCGCGGGCCCGGGTGGACGGGGAGGTCAAGGACCTGTCCGAGAAGATCCGGCTCGAGCGGTACAAGCAGCACACGATCGAGGTGATCGTGGACCGCCTCGTCCTGAAGGAAGGGATCCGCTCCCGACTGCACGACTCCCTCGAGACGGCGGCCGAGCTGACGAACGGGACCGTCGTCCTGGAGGAGGTCGACGGCGAGGCGCACACGTTCTCTCAGAACTTCAGCTGCATCGCGTGCGGGATCAGCTTCGAGGAGCCGGCCCCGCGCATGTTCTCGTTCAACACGCCGTACGGCGCCTGTCCCCGGTGCTCCGGTCTGGGTACCCGGCTCGAGGTCGATCCCGAGCTCATCGTGGCCGATCCCGACCTCTCCATCTCCGAGGGCGCGATCGGACCCTGGGCCGGGGGCCGCCTGGAGTACTTCGATCGGCTGCTCGAGTCGGTCTGCCGGGAGTTCCGGATCGACGCTCAGGCGCCCTGGCGCGACCTCTCGAAGGCTCAGCAGAAGGTGATCCTCCATGGGTCCGACGACCGTCAGGTGCACGTCCGGTACAAGAGCCGCTACGGACGGGTCCGCAACTACCGCACCTACTACGAGGGCGTCCTCCCCTGGCTGAAGCGGCGCTACGACGAGGCCGAGTCGGACGCCGCCCGGGAGCGGGTCGAGCAGTACATGCGGGAGATCCCCTGCCCAGGATGCGACGGGGCGCGGCTCAAGCCGGAGTCGCTGGCGGTCACGATCCAGGGGATCAACATCGCCCAGCTCTGCGAGATGGCCATATGCGACTCCCTGTCCTGGGTCGAGCACATGCCGATGACGGACCGCGAGCGGCAGATCGCCGAGCGGATCCTGAAGGAGATCCGCGAGCGGCTCGGCTTCCTGTGCGACGTCGGGCTCGACTACCTGACCCTCTCCAGGGCCGCCGCCACCCTAGCCGGAGGCGAGGCTCAGCGGATCAGGCTGGCCACGCAGATCGGGTCGGGGCTCGTGGGCGTGCTGTACATCCTGGACGAGCCCTCGATCGGCCTCCACCAGCGGGACAACAGGCGTCTCATCAACACGCTCGTCCGCCTCCGGGACCTCGGCAACACGTTGATCGTGGTCGAGCACGACGAGGACACGGTCCGGACCGCCGACTTCGTCGTCGATATCGGTCCGGGCGCGGGGGAGCACGGGGGAGAGATCGTGTACGCGGGTCCGCTCGAGGGGCTGCTCGAGCACCCGTCCTCACTGACGGGCGCCTACCTCTCGGGTCGGGCCTCCATAGCCGTGCCTCCTGCGAGACGGAAACCGCAGGGGTGGCTGACCGTCCACGGGCCGCGGGAGCACAACCTGAAGGGGGACGACGCCCGGTTCGCGCTCGGGTGCTTCAACGCGGTGACGGGAGTCTCTGGGTCCGGGAAGTCGACGCTCGTCCACGACATCCTGCACCAGGCCCTGATGGTGAAGATCTACCGGTCGAAGTTCGTGCCCGGACGGCACCGCAGGATCACCGGCATCGAGGACCTCGACAAGGTCATCCTCATCGACCAGTCGCCGATCGGACGGACCCCGCGGTCCAACCCCGCCACCTACACGGGCGTCTTCGACCACGTCCGGAAGCTCTTCGCCCAGACGACGGAGGCGAAACGGCGCGGCTACGGTCCGGGACGGTTCTCGTTCAACGTCCGGGGGGGCCGGTGCGAGGCCTGCGCGGGAGACGGGACGATCAAGATCGAGATGCACTTCCTGCCCGATGTCTACGTCCCATGCGAGGTGTGCAAGGGCAAGCGTTACAACCGGGAGACGCTCGAGGTCCGGTGGAAGAACCGCAACATCTCCGAGGTGCTCGAGATGTCGGTCTCCGAGGCCCTGGGGGTCTTCGAGGCGATCCCACCGATCCGCCGGCACCTGCAGACCCTCGTCGACGTGGGTCTGGGCTACATCCGGATGGGACAGTCGGCGCCCACGCTCTCGGGAGGCGAGGCGCAGAGGGTCAAGCTGGCCTCGGAGCTCGCGAAGCGGTCGACCGGACGGACGGCGTACATCCTCGACGAGCCGACCACCGGCCTCCACTTCGAGGACATCCGCCGCCTCCTCGACGTCCTGCACCGCCTCGTCGACCAGGGCAACACGGTGGTCGTGATCGAGCACAACCTCGACGTGATCAAGACGGCTGACCACGTGGTCGACCTCGGGCCGGAGGGGGGCAACGGAGGGGGACGGGTGGTCGTGATGGGGACGCCGGAACAGGTCGCCGCCACGGAGGGCTCCCACACCGGACGGTACCTCCAGGGCATGCTCCCGGCTCCCGTCACCACCCCGCGCCCGAAGCGGGCGCGCGCGGCGAAGCGCTGA
- a CDS encoding acyltransferase, with translation MAVTQAPDAARRDVVIDAVRALSLLVVVMWHWVFTTITWRPDGPHASNPIGVTRGLWLLTWLLQVMPLFFFAGGYAHSLSWERSGGGWAWVRKRLLSLAAPASALIVAGLAGWQVARTVAPEAQWVTRGIVLVLSPLWFLAVYALLVVYMPLWRWLHDRMLEVAVVIMVGLAVVVDVMRFTYRWPGVELLNLVVVWAVAHQLGFFYPRLAAAPKRFAWCLALGGGFALFGLTNMKLYPRSMVGVPGEEISNMAPPTLAIAALTALQIGVLMLNRERIQGWACRGWGARVVGLASRNAMPIFLWHAPGFAVAYGLWRLAGLPGQDPRIDCRLVDVAAPLVGAPDRPDVHPGVNGREAHRPRAGPRGLQPHLIRRAAGRGAPGPPRGRRGPAPPTSPVGRPQPAGRSPRARGRPASVRTPSPP, from the coding sequence ATGGCCGTCACGCAGGCTCCCGACGCGGCCCGGCGCGACGTGGTGATCGACGCGGTCCGGGCTCTCAGCCTCCTCGTCGTCGTCATGTGGCACTGGGTGTTCACCACGATCACCTGGCGCCCGGACGGCCCCCACGCCTCCAACCCGATCGGGGTCACGCGCGGCCTGTGGCTGCTGACCTGGCTCCTGCAGGTGATGCCGCTCTTCTTCTTCGCGGGCGGGTACGCCCACAGCCTGAGCTGGGAGCGGAGCGGCGGCGGTTGGGCGTGGGTGCGCAAGCGGCTGCTGTCCCTGGCCGCGCCCGCGTCGGCCCTGATCGTGGCCGGGCTCGCGGGCTGGCAGGTCGCCCGGACCGTCGCGCCCGAGGCGCAGTGGGTGACGCGCGGGATCGTGCTCGTGCTGTCCCCCTTGTGGTTCCTCGCCGTGTACGCACTGCTCGTCGTGTACATGCCGCTGTGGCGGTGGCTGCACGACCGGATGCTCGAGGTGGCGGTCGTGATCATGGTGGGGCTAGCGGTGGTCGTCGACGTGATGCGCTTCACGTACCGCTGGCCCGGTGTCGAGCTGCTCAACCTCGTGGTCGTCTGGGCCGTGGCTCACCAGCTGGGGTTCTTCTACCCACGGCTGGCCGCAGCGCCCAAGCGGTTCGCGTGGTGCCTCGCCCTCGGCGGGGGTTTCGCGCTCTTCGGGTTGACGAACATGAAGCTGTACCCCCGTTCGATGGTCGGCGTCCCTGGCGAGGAGATATCGAACATGGCGCCGCCGACGCTGGCCATCGCCGCGCTCACCGCGCTGCAGATCGGCGTGCTCATGCTCAATCGGGAGCGGATTCAGGGCTGGGCCTGCCGGGGATGGGGAGCCCGCGTGGTCGGTCTCGCCTCCCGCAACGCGATGCCGATCTTCCTGTGGCACGCGCCCGGCTTCGCCGTCGCGTACGGGCTGTGGCGCCTGGCCGGGCTCCCTGGTCAGGACCCGCGCATCGACTGCCGGTTGGTGGACGTGGCGGCCCCTCTGGTTGGTGCTCCCGATCGTCCCGACGTTCATCCTGGCGTCAACGGTCGGGAAGCTCACCGTCCGCGGGCGGGTCCGCGGGGGCTCCAGCCGCATCTGATCCGACGTGCAGCAGGGCGCGGAGCGCCCGGTCCACCTCGTGGGAGGCGAGGACCTGCTCCCCCGACGTCACCCGTGGGACGACCACAGCCGGCAGGACGAAGTCCACGTGCTCGAGGCCGCCCAGCCAGCGTTCGGACCCCTTCCCCGCCTTGA
- a CDS encoding DUF4383 domain-containing protein — MNRLKEVPLARLVGTVFGAIYVVVGLAGFLVTSGIGFAERTGATLIAFDVNPLHNLVHLGIGVALIVAAKAGTSPARVMNTVVGGTYLLVGLAGLVIMDGSLNILALNQADNALHLASAAVLLAAGLHRAGATSLGNSATDDSQEDDTADDPTIRQNAPAPSRRTLTTGDTIERRGVYRCSCGRFAVLLEEGGTLPQCTVGSDHHFTFSGVPKRKATARAS, encoded by the coding sequence ATGAACAGACTGAAGGAAGTACCTCTGGCTCGCCTCGTAGGGACGGTCTTCGGAGCCATATACGTGGTCGTGGGGCTCGCCGGGTTCCTGGTCACATCCGGCATCGGTTTCGCCGAGCGGACGGGGGCCACGCTCATCGCCTTCGATGTCAACCCCCTGCACAACCTGGTCCACCTCGGCATCGGCGTGGCCCTGATCGTGGCCGCCAAGGCGGGCACGTCCCCGGCCCGGGTGATGAACACGGTGGTCGGCGGCACCTACCTGCTCGTGGGCCTGGCGGGGTTGGTCATCATGGACGGCTCCCTCAACATCCTGGCGCTCAACCAGGCGGACAACGCGTTGCACCTGGCCAGCGCGGCGGTACTGCTCGCTGCCGGCCTGCACCGAGCGGGCGCGACCAGCCTCGGCAACTCCGCGACGGACGACTCGCAGGAGGACGACACCGCGGATGACCCGACGATCCGCCAGAACGCGCCCGCACCCTCCCGCAGGACGCTCACCACCGGGGACACGATCGAGCGCCGGGGCGTCTACCGCTGCTCGTGCGGACGCTTCGCTGTCCTGCTCGAGGAGGGCGGGACCCTGCCCCAGTGCACCGTCGGATCGGACCACCACTTCACCTTCAGCGGCGTCCCGAAGCGCAAGGCCACCGCGCGAGCCAGCTGA